In Toxotes jaculatrix isolate fToxJac2 chromosome 20, fToxJac2.pri, whole genome shotgun sequence, the following proteins share a genomic window:
- the rreb1a gene encoding ras-responsive element-binding protein 1 isoform X4, translated as MENPTEELQEGGGATTEMNEEEVEPTEEKTHSNLKGAMNGVMEAAASGGEKLQNGDRGGGGDGGGGGVMEAEGGGDLSSINAMMSTVMSAAGTINGEGDGEGESGVTSANSSAGPSPSPSPSKSLTAAMRAPPSRNARRNQDTKEDSSACICPLCDKSCQTQHQLTMHIRQHNADTGATDHSCSICGKCLSSASSLDRHMLVHSGERPYKCSICGQTFTTNGNMHRHMKIHEKDPASGLLPVSPPSPTKRRRPSVKRRQGPEEENGEEPPSKKVVDDAAAEESAAVLRGSEEELLPCPICFKTCNSRLELDAHMDTHPDTALRCDLCCLSFRTHRGLLRHNAGVHKLLPQDPNGRPFIQNNPSIPTGFNDLAFIDFSCKKFAHIAQVWCETNLRRCISKFHRFVCDCCDKAFPLRSALELHKTTSHPDKPTTTDTEEKVEEAEDDGAAENGAENNSEDAEKVLPSEQAGFLEALGLQHISTVKPGPTDDEIHQAHLDSIKVIHVEPPCSSLPQEPASGYLSGGLGLTLGLGVGGLAALSIPLLDPSALQGLSQKDALSLLSLQPFQAGFVLQPEGGAASSGAKPSEAGGSGIMELADIQQILKVATAAPNQMGLSLPPLAKAPGLTGGQGQVQGQKAMPPLKPKPPITPRSSLTATTPPPLQSSQQASLGCISPSLPPPTPSLFKTPSSSSSSAGNGGQLDAECMGDARMPLSDSPPAATTAVHEEAGLSGRKPATKGGNNSNAGSAKGSFPCRFCDQVFAFSGVLQAHMRFHLGILPHQCNICDYVAPDKATLIRHLRTHSGERPYVCRVCHYPFTVKANCERHLRKKHAKTSRKDIEKNIKYVTSTTTANIAAAITAATTTATQDMETGCTGAETTCRFCGEDLKTYRALQIHLRTHNGCQRKPFECRRCGAAFLAKRNCIHHLLKQHPEVQEREIEEHIATLQPAAAPVATVASARAAPVNQVVLNGISQPPLQAVKVEELASVVYPAELDQPLDFSAKSRGAGSQAGSPGVKLESVSPSFDCSVLDQPIDLSIPSKRQRREAGNAEKREIKTEQSGGSILEQQHALALSKDEKAGSALPPLHPHPQLGCYQLPPGSNPPPASLSNLSNSSRAQRLKPLLPKPTSASSSASTALKELPPLASIAQIIHSVSGAPDLLKREATTLEGKPQAGVASSQADSSSDAPGPSAGLETQSDDTSEGSSRKRSRKKPAALAVKEKTVVSGGGIDLESSGEFASVEKMLATTDTNKFSTYLQTGAADLGGKRDGDRAGAGEEKEGATKEEVKPVAAPAAVVPPPKGKKNAYSNSVQKMTCPFCPRVFPWASSLQRHMLTHTGQKPFPCPRCDAFFSTKSNCERHLLRKHGVTHRTLRRNGALMKKDGDEGSHESAESQSETEQVAPEAQDLSSGTAPTDTDTAPTCESPTPTEQQGAVSTKTSPKPSQGCSPAENDAEQLETETTEQPEQKEAPETRPAQGKQPPLSNSTKVESADDDDCHSNKSLDLNFGKKLIDFKLSTSSGSAQEEQTSEPTSSSSSSSSSSTSAPQVTKESPEREEKEKSASTTTSSCSSSPVVKQQPEYKHVCRVCKKSFRYATTLARHERAHLSEETPTPAPPETPPVKEEATGSSATKSTEEEKEEEQKKETEIEVEDGGMKGGESEAGESGESEEEEKEKEERSDEEASEPKSLEGGEASGGRVDKRKKICNVCGKRFWSLQDLTRHMRSHTGERPYQCQTCERTFTLKHSLVRHQRIHLKPRSADGSSAANDDASEDGDSCTPTPTSTCPPSENESECGSAAAGAKELEEEDGKEEGEGQQEACDGAESVTVEEENPATPSGADSEPPTTVASEDPDVEEKSRLSTDSATQPPSVDTTPSQQATDTNTATSDDSSASNLKSTPDSNTSKEPSPSSSSSAPGETTTAAPTEGFIQGLLEIHAKPSLEHILPNGEPPLVGVD; from the exons ATGGAAAACCCCACAGAGGAGCTGCAAGAAGGGGGAGGAGCCACCACTGAGATGaatgaagaggaggtggagccTACAGAGGAGAAAACGCACAGCAACCTCAAAG GAGCCATGAACGGAGTGATGGAGGCGGCAGCgagtggaggagagaagctACAGAACGGAgaccgaggaggaggaggcgacggaggaggaggaggagtaatgGAGGCTGAAGGAGGAGGCGACCTGTCCTCCATCAATGCCATGATGTCCACGGTGATGTCGGCAGCAGGGACCATCAATGgtgaaggagatggagaaggagagagcggAGTGACCTCAGCCAACTCCTCTGCTGGGCCCTCCCCGAG CCCCTCCCCCAGCAAGTCACTCACGGCAGCCATGAGAGCCCCACCCAGCCGCAACGCACGACGCAACCAG GACACCAAAGAGGACAGCTCAGCTTGTATCTGTCCGCTGTGCGACAAGAGCTGCCAAACACAACACCAGCTCACCATGCACATCAGACAG CACAACGCAGACACCGGAGCGACGGACCACTCCTGCAGCATCTGTGGGAAGTGCCTGAGCTCGGCCTCGTCGCTGGACAGACACATGTTGGTCCACAGCGGGGAGAGACCCTACAAATGTAGCATCTGTGGACAGACCTTCACCACCAACGGCAACATGCACAG ACATATGAAGATCCATGAGAAGGACCCAGCCAGTGGTCTGCTCCCTgtcagccccccctcccccaccaaACGCCGCCGTCCATCCGTCAAGAGGAGGCAGGGCCCGGAGGAGGAGAACGGAGAGGAGCCGCCCAGCAAGAAG GTGGTGGATGACGCGGCGGCAGAGGAGTCGGCGGCGGTGCTTCGTGGAtcggaggaggagctgctgcccTGTCCAATCTGCTTCAAGACCTGCAACTCCAGACTGGAGCTGGAcgcacacatggacacacacccGGACACTGCActgag GTGTGATCTCTGCTGCCTTTCTTTCCGAACTCACCGCGGTTTGTTGCGTCACAATGCGGGGGTTCACAAGCTCCTTCCTCAGGACCCCAATGGTCGTCCCTTCATCCAAAACAACCCCTCCATCCCCACTGGCTTCAACGACCTGGCCTTCATTGACTTCTCCTGCAAGAAGTTTGCTCACATTGCACAG GTTTGGTGTGAGACTAACCTTCGTCGCTGTATCAGTAAGTTCCACCGGTTTGTCTGTGATTGCTGCGACAAGGCTTTCCCCCTTCGCTCTGCCCTTGAACTCCATAAAACCACCTCCCACCCCGACAAACCCACGACCACTGACACGGAGGAAAAGGTGGAGGAAGCTGAAGATGACGGAGCTGCAGAGAATGGCGCGGAGAACAACAGTGAGGATGCAGAGAAAGTCCTGCCCTCGGAGCAGGCCGGCTTTTTGGAAGCGCTTGGTCTTCAGCACATTTCTACG GTGAAGCCTGGTCCCACGGACGATGAGATCCATCAGGCCCATCTGGACAGCATCAAGGTGATCCACGTGGAGCCACCATGCTCCAGCCTTCCCCAGGAGCCGGCTTCCGGTTACCTGTCTGGAGGGCTGGGGCTGACCTTGGGCCTGGGTGTTGGTGGTCTGGCGGCCCTGAGCATCCCACTGCTGGATCCCTCTGCCTTGCAGGGCCTCTCACAGAAAGACGCCCTCAGCCTGCTGTCCCTGCAGCCCTTCCAGGCCGGCTTCGTCCTGCAGCCAGAAGGGGGCGCGGCTTCGTCGGGTGCCAAACCTAGTGAGGCAGGTGGATCTGGGATCATGGAGCTGGCTGACATCCAGCAGATCCTCAAAGTAGCTACTGCAGCACCGAATCAGATGGGACTGAGCCTCCCACCTCTGGCCAAAGCTCCTGGACTCACTGGAGGTCAAG GTCAAGTACAGGGTCAGAAGGCGATGCCTCCGTTGAAGCCCAAACCTCCCATCACCCCGCGCTCCAGCCTCACAGCAACAACTCCTCCCCCCCTCCAGAGCTCCCAGCAGGCCTCACTGGGCTGCATCAGCCCCAGCCTgccacctcccaccccctctctcttcaaaaCACCCTCTTCATCGTCCTCTTCAGCTGGGAACGGAGGGCAGTTGGATGCAGAGTGCATGGGTGACGCTCGCATGCCATTGTCGGATTCGCCACCAGCTGCCACCACAGCTGTGCATGAGGAGGCGGGGCTTAGCGGGAGAAAGCCAGCAACCAAAGGGGGAAACAACAGCAACGCCGGCTCGGCTAAAGGCTCGTTCCCGTGCCGCTTCTGTGACCAGGTGTTTGCCTTCTCAGGCGTCCTGCAGGCTCACATGCGCTTCCACCTTGGCATCCTTCCTCACCAGTGCAACATCTGCGACTATGTGGCTCCAGACAAAGCTACGCTGATTCGACACTTGCGGACGCACAGCGGTGAGCGACCATACGTCTGCCGTGTGTGTCATTATCCTTTCACTGTAAAAGCCAACTGCGAGCGCCACCTTAGGAAGAAGCACGCAAAGACCTCGAGGAAAGACATTGAGAAGAACATAAAGTACGTCACCTCCACCACTACGGCGAACATTGCAGCAGCAATCACTGCTGCCACCACCACAGCCACCCAGGACATGGAGACGGGCTGCACCGGAGCTGAGACAACGTGCCGGTTCTGTGGCGAGGACCTGAAGACCTACCGTGCGCTGCAGATTCACCTGCGCACACACAACGGCTGCCAGAGGAAGCCGTTCGAGTGCCGTCGCTGCGGTGCTGCCTTTCTGGCCAAACGCAACTGCATCCACCACCTACTGAAGCAGCACCCCGAGGTGCaggagagggagatagaggagCATATTGCCACGCTCCAGCCGGCTGCTGCGCCCGTTGCTACCGTTGCCTCTGCCCGAGCTGCTCCTGTGAATCAAGTGGTGTTGAATGGGATCAGTCAGCCTCCACTCCAAGCTGTTAAGGTGGAGGAACTGGCTAGTGTGGTTTATCCTGCAGAACTGGACCAGCCGCTGGATTTCTCTGCTAAAAGTCGTGGAGCTGGGAGCCAGGCGGGGTCTCCTGGGGTCAAACTGGAGAGCGTCTCCCCCAGCTTCGACTGCTCCGTCCTGGACCAGCCGATTGATTTGTCCATACCCAGCAAGAGGCAGCGGAGGGAGGCAGGGAACGCAGAGAAGAGGGAGATCAAGACGGAGCAGAGTGGCGGCAGCATCCTCGAGCAGCAGCACgctctggctctgtccaaggACGAGAAGGCGGGGAGCGCCCTGCCTCCTCTACACCCTCACCCCCAGCTCGGCTGCTACCAGCTCCCCCCTGGCTCCAACCCTCCCCCCGCCTCCCTCTCCAATCTCAGCAACTCTTCTCGAGCCCAGCGCCTCAAACCACTGCTGCCCAAACCCACCTCCgcttcctcctcagcctccactGCCCTAAAAGAGCTCCCCCCTCTGGCCTCCATCGCTCAGATCATACACTCCGTCTCCGGAGCCCCAGACCTGCTGAAGAGAGAGGCCACCACTCTGGAAGGCAAACCCCAGGCGGGTGTTGCTTCCTCTCAGGCCGATTCATCCTCAGATGCCCCGGGACCCTCCGCTGGTCTGGAGACACAGAGTGATGACACATCTGAGGGATCGTCCAG aAAACGGTCCAGGAAGAAACCGGCAGCCTTGGCAGTGAAGGAGAAGACTGTTGTGAGTGGCGGTGGAATTGACCTGGAGTCCAGCGGAGAGTTTGCCAGTGTGGAAAAGATGCTGGCCACCACCGACACCAACAAGTTCAGCACCTACCTGCAGACCGGAGCTGCAGACctgggaggaaagagag ATGGTGacagagcaggagcaggggaggagaaggagggagcgacgaaggaggaggtgaagccTGTGGCAGCGCCGGCGGCTGTGGTGCCTCCACCCAAAGGGAAGAAAAACGCCTACTCCAACTCTGTGCAGAAGATGACCTGCCCCTTCTGCCCCCGAGTGTTTCCCTGGGCCAGCTCTCTGCAGAgacacatgctgacacacaccg GTCAGAAGCCGTTCCCCTGTCCAAGGTGCGACGCCTTCTTCTCCACCAAATCTAACTGTGAGCGCCACCTGCTGAGGAAACACGGTGTGACCCACAGGACGCTGCGCCGCAACGGCGCCCTTATGAAGAAAGACGGAGATGAGGGCTCGCACGAGAGCGCAG AGagtcagtcagagacagagcaggttgCACCAGAAGCACAAGACCTCAGCAGCGGCACCGcccccacagacacagacaccgCCCCCACCTGTGAGAGCCCCACCCCCACAGAACAACAAGGGgcagtgtcaacaaaaacaagCCCCAAACCAAGCCAAG GTTGTAGTCCAGCTGAAAATGATGCAGAGCAGCTGGAGACAGAAACCACAGAGCAGCCAGAGCAGAAGGAGGCGCCAGAGACCAGACCAGCACAGGGAAAACAGCCTCCACTGAGCAACAGCACCAAG GTGGAGAGTGCAGACGACGACGATTGCCATAGCAACAAAAGTCTGGACCTGAACTTTGGCAAAAAGCTCATTGACTTCAAGCTCTCAACATCCTCAGGCTCCGCTCAGGAAGAACAAACCTCCGAGCcaacctcctcttcatcttcctcctcatcatcctctaCCTCTGCTCCCCAAGTCACTAAAGAGAgcccagagagggaggagaaagagaaaagcgcctcaaccaccacctcctcttGTTCCAGCAGCCCCGTGGTGAAGCAGCAGCCTGAGTACAAACACGTGTGTCGGGTTTGTAAGAAGAGTTTCCGTTACGCCACAACCCTCGCTCGCCACGAGAGGGCACACCTTTCTGAGGAGACGCCAACTCCAGCACCACCAGAGACACCACCGGTGAAAGAGGAGGCCACGGGGAGCAGCGCCACCAAATCgactgaggaggagaaagaagaggagcagaagaaggagacagagatagaggTGGAGGATGGAGGAATGAAGGGAGGTGAGAGTGAGGCAGGGGAGAGCggggagtcagaggaggaggagaaggagaaggaagagaggagcgATGAGGAGGCGTCAGAACCAAAGAGtctggagggaggagaggcgTCAGGAGGACGAGTGGATAAAAGGAAGAAGATCTGTAATGTATGCGGCAAAAGATTCTGGTCCCTGCAGGACCTGACCAGACACatgaggtcacacacag gtGAGCGGCCCTACCAGTGTCAAACCTGTGAGAGGACTTTCACGCTGAAGCACAGTCTGGTTCGCCACCAAAGGATCCACCTGAAGCCCCGCAGTGCCGATGGATCCTCTGCTGCGAACGACGACGCCAGCGAGGACGGAGACTCTTGCACCCCGACCCCGACCTCCACCTGCCCGCCCTCAGAGAACGAGAGTGAGTGTGGGAGCGCCGCTGCCGGGGCCAAGGAGCTGGAAGAGGAGGAcggaaaagaggaaggagagggtcAGCAGGAGGCCTGTGATGGAGCAGAATCAGtcacagtggaggaggaaaacCCTGCAACTCCGTCTGGTGCTGATTCAGAACCACCAACCACTGTTGCTTCTGAAGACCCCGATGTAGAGGAAAAATCCAGACTTTCCACAGACTCTGCGACACAACCACCCTCCGTTGACACGACTCCCAGCCAACAAGctactgacacaaacacagctacTAGTGACGACTCTTCAGCCAGCAACCTGAAATCAACCCCCGACTCAAACACCTCCAAAGagccctctccctcctcctccagctctgcacCAGGAGAGACAACAACAGCTGCCCCCACAGAGGGCTTCATCCAGGGGCTGCTGGAGATCCATGCCAAGCCCTCTCTGGAGCATATCCTGCCCAATGGAGAGCCTCCTCTGGTGGGAGTAGACTGA